The following proteins are encoded in a genomic region of Anticarsia gemmatalis isolate Benzon Research Colony breed Stoneville strain chromosome 17, ilAntGemm2 primary, whole genome shotgun sequence:
- the LOC142980102 gene encoding glucose dehydrogenase [FAD, quinone]-like, translating to MSANATDELCKICDGRIECAPTAILLISLVHTLYGHIGPEPDYFGGNRRLLKQATGDNTGNLFDGYDNEKPKMADANDNMYDFIIVGGGTAGCVLASRLSENRKWKVLLIEAGPEEPKMALIPGLTSEFRGSGLDWQYTMRPKKGFCQNRSEKGCEMVLGRVLGGTSSINDMAYMRGSPADYDEWAVNGNEGWSYSDVLPFFKYSEGNYDKDISKNKFFHSTQGPMDVGRYPYVDDNVDILLSALNEIGYNYTDVNGRHQLGFMRIQTMSFFGERVSTYTAFVEPVRKLRTNLEVISEALVTKILFDESKDTIIAYGVEYLKNGTRARVKCKKEIIVAAGAINSPKLLMQSGIGPKEYLEYLDIKVVNDLPVGANFHDHLSVCLPVIKLTKTATTSKFSEKLKDITTYYAKGVGPLSANFQVVSLIETTLSDILGTPDIEVRFKGHNSNMYYDKIEICVSLLTPKSRGQVVLNATNPTFGKPLVYPNFLKDPSDEKKLLEGIQEIVKLFDTEVFKTAEYVFDPRPLLNNDCKDYERVSGDFWLCIIKHFSTPLHNYVGTCKMGTSKDPESIVDRNLRVYGINNLRVADASIMPQITRGSTAAPVIMIAEKASDLIKTSWY from the exons aTGTCTGCGAACGCAACTGATGAATTATGCAAAATTTGTGACGGACGCATCGAGTGTGCGCCTACAGCCATCCTGCTGATCTCATTAGTACATACTTTGTACGGTCATATCGGTCCAGAGCCTGACTATTTCGGAGGGAACAGAAGGTTGTTGAAGCAGGCCACAGGAGACAACACTGGCAACCTGTTCGATGGCTACGATAACGAGAAACCTAAGATGGCAGACGCTAATGACAACatgtatgattttattattgtcgGCGGTGGAACAGCGGGCTGTGTTCTGGCGAGCAGGTTGTCGGAGAATAGGAAATGGAAG GTGCTTCTGATCGAGGCTGGTCCAGAAGAGCCTAAGATGGCATTGATCCCGGGTCTGACCAGCGAGTTCAGGGGCTCCGGCTTAGACTGGCAGTACACCATGCGGCCTAAGAAGGG GTTTTGTCAGAATCGATCCGAGAAAGGATGTGAGATGGTCCTCGGCCGGGTCCTGGGAGGCACCTCCTCCATCAACGACATGGCGTACATGAGGGGCAGCCCGGCGGACTACGACGAGTGGGCAGTCAATGGCAACGAGGGCTGGTCTTACAGTGATGTCCTACCGTTCTTCAAATACTCTGAGGGAAATTACGACAAAGACATTTCGAAAAATAAGTTCTTCCACTCCACACAGGGTCCCATGGATGTTGGAAGATATCCTTACGTAGATGATAATGTTGATATTCTACTGAGTGCACTCAATGAGATAGGGTATAACTACACGGATGTGAACGGGAGACATCAGCTCGGGTTCATGAGGATACAGACGATGTCGTTCTTCGGCGAGCGAGTGAGCACATACACCGCCTTCGTCGAACCTGTCAGGAAATTAAGAACTAACCTAGAAGTAATATCAGAAGCCTtagtaactaaaatattatttgatgagTCTAAAGATACCATAATAGCATATGGggtagaatatttaaaaaatggtaCAAGAGCTAGAGTAAAgtgtaaaaaagaaatcataGTGGCGGCCGGAGCGATCAATAGTCCGAAGTTATTGATGCAATCCGGTATAGGACCTAAAGagtatttagaatatttagatataaaagtTGTGAACGATCTGCCGGTGGGAGCAAACTTCCATGATCACTTGTCGGTGTGTTTGCCAGTGATCAAGTTAACTAAGACGGCAACGACTTCAAAATTCTCGGAGAAATTGAAGGACATCACAACTTACTACGCCAAAGGCGTTGGACCTCTATCAGCTAACTTCCAAGTGGTTTCACTCATAGAAACCACATTATCAGACATTCTGGGAACTCCCGACATTGAAGTCAGGTTCAAGGGGCACAATTCAAACATGTACTATGATAAGATAGAAATATGTGTATCGTTACTGACTCCTAAGAGCCGTGGTCAAGTCGTACTTAACGCAACTAATCCAACGTTCGGAAAACCGTTGGTCTATCCCAATTTCTTGAAAGATCCATCCGATGAGAAGAAATTGTTAGAAGGTATACAAGAAATAGTGAAGTTATTCGATACAGAAGTGTTTAAAACTGCTGAATATGTTTTTGATCCGCGGCCATTACTGAACAATGATTGTAAAGATTACGAGCGCGTGTCTGGAGACTTCTGGTtatgtattattaaacatttctcCACTCCTCTACACAACTATGTAGGTACTTGCAAGATGGGGACTTCTAAAGACCCAGAATCTATTGTAGACAGAAATCTAAGGGTGTATGGGATAAATAACCTTAGAGTGGCAGATGCTTCCATCATGCCGCAGATAACACGAGGATCTACCGCAGCACCGGTCATCATGATAGCGGAGAAAGCCagtgatttaattaaaactagttggtattaa